In Leptolyngbya sp. 'hensonii', the following are encoded in one genomic region:
- a CDS encoding MFS transporter — MNSLPALFKNLFAPIPLNVWILGFVSLFTDMGSGVVYALLPFFLVSTLGANLLTVGLIEGIAEATAAIAKIFSGTLSDFWQNRKVLALVGYSLSALSKPLFALTITPAGVLGVFLCDRLGKGIRVAPRDALIADTTPAEQLGAAYGLRQSLDTIGAFLGPLAAFALMALTAQDFRLVFELTLVPGILAVGLLLWGIREPEKLYVAKARPNPFNGTALKQLGQKYWVLLVIALIASLGNSSNAFLLLRASEIGIATTWIPLALVIMNITYFLSAYPAGFLSDRLGRNGVLLSGFLLFSLVYGGFAFAQTPWQAWVLFGFYGVHLGMNKGILSALIADTVPAPLRGTAFGLFNFAMGLTLFLASFLAGGLWQWQGSRVTFLLGSVLTAIAALMFLIQARFPFWQTPALSEIPATESNPPA; from the coding sequence ATGAACTCTCTCCCGGCCCTTTTCAAAAACTTATTTGCACCCATTCCCCTTAATGTTTGGATTCTGGGTTTCGTCAGCCTGTTTACTGATATGGGGTCTGGAGTTGTTTATGCTCTGCTGCCTTTTTTCCTGGTTTCTACCCTGGGCGCAAACCTTTTAACCGTTGGCTTGATTGAAGGAATTGCAGAAGCAACGGCTGCGATCGCCAAGATTTTTTCAGGAACCCTAAGTGATTTCTGGCAGAACCGCAAAGTTTTGGCCCTGGTCGGCTATAGCCTATCGGCCCTGTCTAAACCGTTGTTTGCCTTGACTATTACCCCTGCAGGGGTCTTGGGGGTCTTCCTGTGCGATCGGCTGGGGAAGGGCATTCGGGTTGCACCACGGGATGCTCTGATTGCGGACACGACGCCTGCTGAACAACTGGGAGCTGCCTATGGGTTGCGTCAGTCCCTGGATACGATCGGAGCATTTCTGGGGCCACTGGCAGCTTTTGCTCTGATGGCCCTGACTGCCCAGGATTTTCGCCTGGTGTTTGAATTGACGTTGGTGCCCGGTATTCTGGCGGTGGGGTTGCTGCTTTGGGGCATTCGGGAGCCCGAAAAACTGTATGTTGCCAAAGCCCGTCCTAATCCCTTTAATGGCACTGCCCTGAAGCAATTGGGGCAAAAGTATTGGGTTCTTCTGGTTATCGCCCTGATTGCCAGTTTAGGGAATTCCAGTAATGCCTTTCTTCTGCTCCGGGCCAGTGAAATTGGGATTGCAACCACCTGGATCCCGCTGGCTTTGGTAATTATGAACATTACCTACTTTCTGAGTGCCTATCCTGCTGGATTTTTGTCCGATCGGCTGGGGCGCAATGGCGTTTTGCTCAGTGGTTTCCTCTTATTTAGTCTCGTCTATGGGGGGTTTGCCTTTGCCCAAACTCCCTGGCAGGCTTGGGTTTTGTTCGGTTTCTATGGGGTGCATCTGGGGATGAATAAAGGCATCCTGTCAGCCCTGATTGCAGACACGGTCCCTGCTCCGTTGCGGGGAACGGCCTTCGGGTTATTTAACTTTGCCATGGGCTTAACCCTGTTTCTGGCCAGTTTTCTGGCTGGGGGATTGTGGCAGTGGCAGGGGTCCCGCGTCACGTTCCTGTTGGGGAGTGTCCTGACCGCGATCGCCGCTCTGATGTTTCTGATTCAGGCCAGGTTCCCATTTTGGCAAACCCCTGCCCTATCGGAAATCCCGGCAACGGAGAGCAATCCTCCGGCCTAG
- a CDS encoding VanW family protein: MDSNWERWKRPIRNQLKSGQAWLRGYPFYYTRQLNPEAVDRYTHCWSESVTPIPDRGSAEIRQNRLWNLKQAASRIHYLRLDPGQIFSFCDRVGEPTLANGFREGPVFVRGQVETGVGGGLCLIATNTFRTFLLAGCSILERHCHSIDAYGESRFYELGQDAAVAYGYKDLIVRNPSPVPLQLRFEVLPEAGTVRSSLWGQSLCAWQVKVESRVLQKIPAPVPDGIPGWVVKTVRYISDRPKQSTNWASDYVTTSIYKPCLPS; the protein is encoded by the coding sequence ATGGACTCTAACTGGGAACGCTGGAAGCGTCCAATTCGCAATCAATTGAAGTCTGGGCAAGCCTGGTTGAGAGGGTATCCCTTCTACTACACCCGCCAGCTAAATCCGGAAGCAGTAGATCGCTATACCCATTGCTGGAGCGAGTCGGTAACACCCATCCCCGATCGGGGGTCGGCTGAGATTCGCCAGAACCGTCTCTGGAACTTGAAACAGGCTGCCAGCAGAATTCACTATTTGCGCCTTGACCCTGGGCAGATTTTTAGTTTTTGCGATCGCGTGGGTGAACCCACCCTGGCCAATGGCTTCCGGGAAGGTCCCGTTTTTGTTCGAGGGCAGGTAGAGACGGGAGTAGGGGGTGGATTATGTTTAATTGCCACTAATACGTTCAGAACTTTTTTGCTGGCAGGATGCAGTATTCTGGAACGACATTGCCATAGTATTGATGCCTACGGTGAAAGCCGCTTCTATGAATTGGGGCAGGATGCAGCTGTGGCCTATGGATATAAAGATTTAATCGTTCGCAACCCAAGTCCTGTGCCCCTCCAACTTCGCTTTGAGGTCCTGCCAGAGGCCGGTACGGTGAGGTCCAGTTTATGGGGGCAGTCCCTTTGCGCCTGGCAAGTTAAAGTGGAATCTAGGGTACTCCAGAAAATTCCGGCTCCTGTTCCAGACGGAATTCCAGGCTGGGTAGTGAAGACTGTCCGATACATCAGCGATCGCCCCAAGCAGAGCACCAACTGGGCATCTGATTACGTCACAACCAGCATTTACAAGCCCTGCCTACCTTCCTGA
- a CDS encoding ABC transporter permease, giving the protein MESNVLEILTKFDYLLQETLLGLRRGGWMNWAAISTVAVLLFLFGISLQTSWQIEGLLNRFGSQLEVSVYLETGVEGNGLRPIVGAIPEAAMVRVVSKEEAWANLVAELGISDLRAATQQLNGNPLVDELKVKARSSKELPVLAKKLQQLQGVDEVQYVDEAVQQITQLNRGLSRIGLLVTTMLTLTAIAVITTTIRLIVMARRREIEIAQLVGATLDWIYLPFIFQGILFGLTGATIAWLLIQMLQGFLSRLVVGQPDFIKFLVTGLPLDAMRMLLLPLILIGFGVSVGVLGSLLAVRRFAVK; this is encoded by the coding sequence ATGGAGTCGAATGTGCTGGAAATTCTAACAAAGTTTGACTATCTGCTGCAGGAAACCCTCCTGGGCTTACGTCGGGGGGGCTGGATGAACTGGGCTGCCATTAGTACGGTAGCCGTATTGCTGTTTCTCTTTGGAATCAGCTTACAAACCTCCTGGCAAATTGAGGGGTTATTAAACCGATTTGGCAGCCAACTGGAAGTTTCAGTCTATCTGGAGACAGGGGTTGAGGGGAATGGCTTACGCCCGATCGTGGGGGCGATCCCCGAAGCGGCTATGGTTCGCGTAGTCTCTAAGGAGGAAGCCTGGGCCAATTTGGTTGCAGAACTGGGAATCTCCGACTTGCGCGCAGCGACTCAGCAGTTAAATGGTAACCCCCTGGTGGATGAACTCAAGGTAAAGGCCCGCAGTTCCAAAGAATTGCCTGTGCTGGCTAAAAAACTACAGCAACTCCAGGGAGTGGATGAGGTTCAGTATGTGGATGAGGCCGTCCAGCAAATTACTCAGCTAAATCGGGGGTTGAGTCGAATTGGCTTGCTAGTGACGACGATGTTGACCTTGACGGCGATCGCCGTCATCACTACAACAATCCGCCTGATTGTGATGGCCCGTCGGCGAGAGATTGAAATTGCCCAACTGGTGGGGGCAACATTGGATTGGATCTACCTGCCATTCATTTTTCAGGGGATTCTGTTTGGGCTGACTGGAGCCACGATCGCCTGGCTTTTGATTCAGATGTTGCAGGGGTTCCTAAGTCGGTTAGTCGTGGGTCAACCTGATTTCATCAAATTTCTGGTTACAGGATTGCCATTGGACGCAATGCGGATGTTACTGTTGCCTCTGATTTTGATTGGGTTTGGGGTTTCGGTAGGGGTCCTGGGAAGTTTACTGGCTGTGCGGCGGTTTGCTGTCAAATAA